One genomic region from Candidatus Methylomirabilota bacterium encodes:
- a CDS encoding AMP-binding protein has protein sequence MPSSEYRRWHDVWPAHLAFTLDYPRVPAWWLLERNVARFADRVALRELSPETLAEERTVTYEALWRAARGAATGLRGAGVGPGTRVGYCLPNGAQLVVAYYATWVAGGVVVPANPAAREAELVQQLGDADVGLVVGAAGSAAQAAAGRLEIPFLDSERFHGLAALPPAEPAACLPERDMAVLLYTGGTTGTPKGAMLSHYSLVANTIQFAEWYAFAPGQETAVCVLPFYHSGGMSGAMNVPLYAASTCLVLPRFSAGAAARAVTRYRATRLFGVPTMFIALLNDGEGRRADYSALRACRTNAAPLPPAVKTAFDALVGREVLVEGYGLTETSPLTHANPIGRAKAGSIGVPLPDTDARVIDVERGGDVPAGQAGELLVRGPQVMLGYWRREAETAEVMRDGWLRTGDIACMDDEGYFRVVDRSKDVINTAGFKVWPREVEETLYAHPAVKVAAVVGVPDDYRGEAVKAYVVLRDGPGTPPSAAAIIDFCRERLTPYKAPRIVEFRSELPMTTTGKLLRRELRREVSLRGEP, from the coding sequence CGCTCTGCGCGAGCTGAGCCCCGAGACGCTGGCCGAGGAACGGACGGTGACCTACGAGGCGCTGTGGCGGGCCGCCCGTGGCGCGGCGACCGGGCTGCGCGGGGCCGGCGTCGGTCCCGGAACCCGGGTGGGCTACTGTCTGCCGAACGGGGCGCAGCTCGTGGTCGCCTACTACGCGACCTGGGTCGCGGGGGGCGTGGTGGTGCCCGCCAATCCGGCTGCGCGCGAGGCCGAGCTCGTCCAGCAGCTCGGTGATGCCGACGTCGGCCTCGTCGTCGGCGCGGCCGGGAGCGCCGCCCAGGCGGCCGCCGGTCGGCTGGAGATCCCGTTCCTGGACAGCGAGCGCTTCCACGGCCTGGCGGCCCTTCCGCCCGCGGAGCCGGCGGCCTGCCTCCCCGAGCGCGACATGGCCGTCTTGCTCTACACGGGTGGGACGACCGGGACGCCGAAGGGGGCGATGCTGAGCCACTACAGCCTGGTTGCCAACACCATCCAGTTCGCCGAATGGTACGCGTTCGCGCCCGGCCAGGAGACGGCGGTGTGCGTCCTGCCGTTCTACCACTCCGGCGGGATGTCGGGCGCCATGAACGTTCCGCTCTATGCCGCCAGCACCTGCCTGGTGCTGCCGCGGTTCAGCGCGGGAGCGGCGGCCCGCGCGGTCACGCGCTACCGAGCCACCCGGCTCTTCGGGGTGCCGACGATGTTCATCGCCCTGCTCAACGACGGCGAGGGCCGGCGGGCCGATTACTCGGCGCTGCGCGCCTGCCGCACCAACGCCGCGCCGCTGCCGCCGGCCGTGAAGACGGCGTTCGACGCGCTGGTGGGACGCGAGGTCCTGGTGGAGGGCTACGGGCTGACGGAAACCAGCCCCCTGACACACGCCAACCCCATCGGGCGAGCCAAGGCCGGCTCGATCGGCGTTCCGCTGCCCGACACCGACGCGCGGGTCATCGACGTCGAGCGCGGCGGGGACGTGCCGGCGGGCCAAGCCGGCGAGCTGCTGGTCCGCGGCCCCCAGGTGATGCTCGGGTACTGGCGGCGAGAGGCGGAGACCGCCGAGGTGATGCGCGACGGCTGGCTCCGCACCGGTGACATCGCCTGCATGGACGACGAGGGGTACTTCCGTGTCGTCGACCGCAGCAAGGACGTGATCAACACCGCCGGCTTCAAGGTCTGGCCTCGCGAGGTGGAGGAAACGCTCTATGCGCACCCGGCGGTGAAGGTGGCCGCGGTGGTCGGGGTCCCCGACGACTACCGCGGCGAGGCAGTGAAAGCCTATGTCGTGCTCAGGGACGGGCCGGGGACGCCCCCCAGCGCCGCCGCGATCATCGACTTCTGTCGGGAACGCCTCACGCCCTACAAGGCGCCCCGCATCGTCGAGTTCCGGTCGGAGCTGCCCATGACCACCACCGGCAAGCTGCTGCGGCGCGAGCTGCGGCGCGAGGTCTCGCTGAGAGGAGAGCCATGA